From Aquificaceae bacterium, a single genomic window includes:
- the alr gene encoding alanine racemase has translation MPRAELKISSKKLAENVKSLSEFSHKPLIAVVKANAYGIGALQVSSVLEKLERVSALAVACVEEGVELRRAGIRKKILVLGGVLKGEEKAFLDYSLTPVVSHREHLRALEGIDVPIQVKYDTGMGRLGFLEEVVRDGRVEGVLSHLSSPLDEEFSRLQIERFAQVVKKYGNLRYVHMESSAGVVYRVPFTTHIRVGLALYGEKPMQNYPVQLKHTLELRARIISVKDLPAGFPVSYSRTFITQKPTRVGVVAFGYADGLMKSLSNKASLFFRGKPVKILGNITMDMTMVDLTDTEAQVGDWVEIVGENQSFTDLARLAGTIPYELMTNLSGRIRRELCS, from the coding sequence ATGCCGAGGGCAGAACTGAAGATAAGCAGCAAAAAACTTGCAGAAAATGTCAAAAGTCTGTCTGAGTTCTCCCATAAGCCTCTTATAGCGGTTGTGAAAGCCAATGCCTACGGCATAGGTGCACTGCAGGTGAGTTCAGTTCTTGAGAAGCTAGAGAGGGTCTCAGCCCTTGCCGTTGCCTGTGTTGAGGAGGGTGTAGAACTAAGAAGGGCAGGCATCAGAAAAAAAATCCTCGTGCTTGGCGGGGTTCTGAAGGGTGAGGAGAAGGCATTTCTGGACTACTCTTTAACACCTGTGGTGTCCCACAGGGAACACCTAAGAGCCCTTGAGGGCATAGATGTGCCCATACAGGTAAAATACGACACGGGTATGGGAAGGCTTGGTTTTCTTGAGGAGGTTGTCCGGGACGGTAGAGTTGAAGGAGTGCTGAGCCACCTTTCAAGCCCCCTTGATGAAGAATTCTCAAGGCTCCAGATTGAGAGATTTGCTCAGGTGGTAAAGAAGTATGGAAATCTCCGGTATGTGCATATGGAGAGCTCTGCGGGAGTTGTTTACCGTGTTCCCTTTACCACTCATATACGCGTTGGGCTAGCCCTTTATGGAGAAAAGCCCATGCAGAACTATCCGGTGCAGCTAAAGCACACCCTTGAGCTCAGAGCGAGGATAATATCTGTAAAAGACCTTCCTGCGGGTTTTCCCGTATCCTATTCAAGGACCTTTATAACCCAGAAGCCCACGAGGGTGGGTGTTGTTGCTTTCGGCTACGCAGATGGACTTATGAAGAGCCTTTCCAATAAGGCAAGCCTCTTTTTCAGGGGAAAGCCTGTAAAAATTCTCGGAAACATAACCATGGACATGACCATGGTAGACCTCACAGATACAGAGGCACAGGTGGGGGACTGGGTGGAGATAGTTGGTGAGAATCAGAGCTTTACGGACCTGGCAAGGCTAGCAGGAACAATACCCTACGAGCTAATGACAAACCTCTCAGGAAGGATAAGGAGAGAGCTATGCTCATAA
- the leuB gene encoding 3-isopropylmalate dehydrogenase: MPTFKIAVLEGDGIGPEIISSTLRVLRRLGELAGLDFIFEKALIGGSAIDQKGTPLPQETVELCLSSDAVLLGAVGGPKWDNLPTEKRPEKGLLGIRKALDLYANLRPAKVYESLISSSPLKEEVARGTDFIVVRELTGDVYYGEPRGVFVQDGKRIGINTMKYTEDEIRRVVRKAFEIARQRRKKLTSVDKSNVLEVSGLWKAVVEEEARNYPDVELEHLYVDNCAMQIVRRPSSFDVIVTGNIFGDILSDEAAVITGSLGMLPSASLGDRYALYEPVHGSAPDIAGKGIANPVATILSAGMMLRYSFGLKREAELLERAVELVLERGYRTPDIYSDGYVKVGTDGMTDAIIKAMEELWEGLR; this comes from the coding sequence ATGCCCACTTTCAAGATAGCGGTATTAGAGGGAGACGGAATAGGTCCTGAGATAATATCCTCAACCCTCAGGGTTCTCAGAAGGCTTGGAGAGCTTGCAGGTCTGGACTTTATCTTTGAAAAGGCTCTGATAGGCGGTTCTGCCATAGACCAGAAGGGAACGCCGCTTCCACAGGAGACGGTGGAGCTGTGCCTGAGCTCTGATGCGGTGCTTCTGGGTGCAGTGGGTGGTCCAAAGTGGGATAACCTGCCAACGGAGAAAAGACCCGAGAAGGGGCTTCTTGGCATAAGAAAAGCCCTTGACCTGTATGCAAACCTCAGACCTGCAAAAGTATATGAATCGCTCATTTCCTCCTCACCACTCAAAGAAGAGGTAGCAAGAGGGACGGATTTTATAGTGGTGAGAGAGCTCACAGGGGATGTCTATTACGGGGAGCCAAGGGGGGTCTTTGTGCAGGATGGAAAGAGGATAGGTATAAACACCATGAAATACACGGAGGATGAGATAAGGCGGGTTGTCCGCAAGGCTTTTGAAATAGCCCGCCAGAGAAGAAAAAAGCTCACAAGCGTGGACAAGTCCAACGTGCTGGAGGTGAGCGGTCTGTGGAAGGCAGTGGTGGAAGAAGAAGCCAGGAACTATCCAGACGTGGAGCTTGAGCACCTGTATGTGGACAACTGTGCCATGCAGATAGTGAGAAGACCCTCTTCCTTTGATGTGATAGTCACGGGCAACATCTTTGGCGACATACTCTCTGACGAAGCGGCGGTTATAACGGGAAGCCTTGGCATGCTACCCTCCGCAAGTCTTGGGGACAGGTATGCCCTCTACGAGCCTGTTCATGGCTCCGCACCGGACATAGCAGGCAAGGGTATTGCAAATCCTGTAGCCACCATACTTTCTGCCGGCATGATGCTCAGATACTCCTTTGGATTGAAAAGAGAGGCAGAGCTGTTGGAAAGGGCGGTAGAGCTTGTGCTTGAGAGGGGCTACAGAACTCCAGACATATACTCAGATGGCTATGTAAAGGTAGGCACCGATGGCATGACAGATGCCATAATAAAGGCTATGGAGGAGCTATGGGAAGGTTTGCGTTAG
- the rpe gene encoding ribulose-phosphate 3-epimerase, which translates to MRLLAPSILSADFWRLGEQVMACVEGGADIIHFDVMDGHFVPNITFGPVLLESIKRHCPLPLDAHLMIENPERYIPDFVKAGADMVSVHVENTPHIHRTLELIKSLGAKAGVVINPGTPLSALEEVLYYVDFVLLMSVNPGFGGQKFIQRSIQRLRRLRAMAEEINPSVLIEIDGGIKEDNILEVAQAGADILVVGSGIFHTEDVRVQTRKLKELLISSEAL; encoded by the coding sequence ATGAGGCTCCTTGCACCATCCATACTCTCTGCAGATTTCTGGAGGCTTGGTGAGCAGGTAATGGCATGCGTGGAGGGTGGTGCGGACATAATACACTTTGATGTGATGGACGGGCACTTTGTGCCAAACATAACCTTTGGACCTGTGCTTTTAGAAAGCATAAAAAGGCACTGTCCTCTTCCTCTGGACGCTCATCTCATGATAGAAAATCCGGAGAGATACATACCCGACTTTGTAAAGGCTGGTGCTGACATGGTGAGTGTTCACGTGGAAAATACACCCCATATCCACAGAACCCTTGAGCTGATAAAGAGCCTTGGAGCAAAGGCGGGGGTGGTTATAAACCCGGGAACGCCCCTCTCTGCCCTGGAGGAGGTCCTTTATTACGTGGACTTTGTGCTTCTCATGTCCGTTAACCCAGGATTTGGAGGACAGAAGTTCATTCAGAGGTCCATACAGAGGCTAAGGAGGCTCAGAGCAATGGCGGAGGAAATAAATCCCTCTGTCCTCATTGAAATAGATGGAGGCATAAAGGAAGATAATATACTGGAGGTTGCACAAGCTGGTGCAGACATTCTAGTTGTTGGTTCTGGCATATTTCATACGGAAGACGTAAGGGTTCAGACGAGGAAATTAAAAGAGCTGCTCATCTCTTCAGAGGCACTGTAA
- the ffh gene encoding signal recognition particle protein, with product MLELLTEKFSKALGRVRDTRKLTEKQVNDVLRDVRAALIEADVDYDVVKNFLKRVRERTLSEDLTKSPSPQDSFMLTIYEELVQTLGGEKQDLRKGVVLFVGLQGTGKTTSIGKIAHHLKEQGFKVAVSSTDVRRPAAMLQLQRLAEKIGVPYYGFEEGLTAVEIARRALERAKKEGVDYLLLDTAGRLHIDEELMQELKEIREAVGPSEVIYVADAMQGQSALTAARTFHEVVGLTGVVLTKMDGDARGGVALSVKEALGVGVKFMGVGERIEDIEPFYPDRIAQRILGLGDIQTLAEKVQKVIPEDEAQALAFKVLKGEFDLEDMLKQLRFIKNMGPLDKLLGMLPGIGAQLKGLKIEEKKFKKTEAIILSMTKQERRNPKIINMSRKQRIARGSGTTLSDVNRVLKEYEEMKKLIKKLKGMQGMPQLPKFPFPFKR from the coding sequence ATGTTGGAACTGCTCACTGAAAAGTTCAGCAAGGCTCTGGGAAGGGTAAGGGACACGAGAAAACTCACCGAAAAGCAGGTAAACGATGTGCTCAGAGATGTAAGGGCTGCCCTCATAGAGGCAGATGTGGACTATGATGTGGTGAAGAATTTTCTGAAAAGGGTCAGAGAAAGGACGCTGAGCGAAGACCTTACAAAAAGCCCATCACCACAGGATAGCTTCATGCTTACCATATACGAGGAGCTTGTTCAGACTCTCGGGGGTGAAAAACAGGACCTTAGAAAGGGTGTGGTGCTTTTTGTAGGACTTCAGGGAACTGGTAAAACCACGAGCATAGGAAAAATAGCCCACCATCTGAAAGAGCAGGGCTTCAAGGTAGCTGTAAGCTCTACGGACGTGAGAAGACCAGCTGCCATGCTACAGCTTCAGAGGCTTGCAGAAAAAATAGGTGTGCCCTACTATGGCTTTGAGGAAGGACTGACCGCAGTGGAGATAGCCAGAAGGGCACTGGAGAGGGCCAAGAAGGAGGGCGTGGACTATCTGCTTCTGGATACCGCTGGAAGACTTCATATAGATGAAGAGCTCATGCAGGAGCTAAAGGAGATAAGGGAAGCGGTCGGGCCCTCTGAGGTCATATATGTTGCCGATGCCATGCAGGGGCAGTCTGCCCTTACTGCTGCAAGGACCTTCCATGAAGTTGTGGGGCTCACTGGGGTTGTTTTAACGAAGATGGACGGGGATGCGAGGGGCGGTGTTGCCCTTTCCGTGAAAGAAGCCCTTGGCGTTGGCGTAAAGTTCATGGGTGTGGGAGAAAGGATTGAAGACATAGAGCCCTTCTACCCTGACAGGATTGCTCAGAGGATACTGGGTCTTGGTGACATACAGACCCTTGCGGAAAAGGTTCAGAAGGTTATTCCAGAAGATGAGGCTCAGGCGCTTGCCTTCAAGGTTCTTAAGGGCGAGTTTGACCTTGAGGACATGCTCAAACAGCTCAGGTTTATAAAGAACATGGGACCTCTTGATAAACTCCTTGGCATGCTCCCGGGCATAGGTGCACAGCTCAAGGGACTCAAGATAGAAGAAAAAAAGTTTAAAAAGACAGAAGCCATAATACTTTCGATGACAAAGCAGGAAAGGAGAAACCCGAAGATAATCAACATGAGCAGAAAGCAGAGGATAGCAAGGGGCAGTGGAACAACGCTTTCCGATGTGAACAGAGTGCTTAAAGAATACGAGGAAATGAAAAAACTCATAAAAAAACTAAAAGGCATGCAGGGCATGCCCCAGCTACCAAAGTTCCCTTTCCCCTTCAAAAGATAG
- a CDS encoding SAM-dependent methyltransferase, with translation MFQRVREYYQGDFRKDFFTAPELDRAFGYALGEFISELIGDFEKPILLELGGGSGALAYDILYYLKQREPELFERASYYIYDFSPTLVELQKIRLEGFEGKVFWCRELFPLEGVVFSNEFFDCLPVHVVKERRELFIRDGEEVWLELEDSRVKEVLKRMDYEGLSQVLEVCVDCVEFLKKLASNLIRGYHLVIDYGYTSEELHRFPEGTVLGYSSHSVQRDVLKSEKPVDITAQVNFSLLEEYGKDSGLEKVFLKRLRDFLLESPAFLREFEELSLSEKPEDLERLSRLKTMLVSMGDRFRVLLQRKLQSP, from the coding sequence ATGTTCCAGAGAGTAAGAGAATATTATCAGGGGGACTTCAGGAAAGACTTCTTTACCGCACCGGAGCTGGACAGAGCCTTCGGGTATGCCCTCGGGGAGTTTATCTCTGAACTTATAGGGGACTTTGAAAAGCCCATTCTCCTTGAGCTTGGTGGTGGTAGCGGTGCCCTTGCTTACGACATTCTCTATTATCTTAAACAAAGAGAACCAGAGCTCTTTGAGAGAGCCAGCTACTACATCTACGACTTTAGTCCCACACTGGTCGAGCTCCAGAAAATAAGGCTTGAAGGTTTTGAGGGCAAGGTTTTCTGGTGCCGGGAGCTTTTCCCCTTAGAGGGTGTGGTCTTTTCTAACGAGTTTTTTGACTGTCTGCCGGTGCACGTGGTAAAGGAAAGAAGAGAACTTTTTATAAGGGATGGAGAAGAGGTCTGGCTTGAGCTTGAAGACTCACGGGTAAAAGAGGTTTTGAAGAGGATGGATTATGAGGGGCTATCTCAGGTGCTGGAGGTGTGCGTGGACTGCGTGGAGTTTCTGAAGAAACTGGCTTCAAACCTCATAAGGGGGTATCACCTTGTTATAGACTACGGCTACACCTCGGAGGAGCTCCACAGGTTTCCGGAGGGGACGGTCCTGGGCTACAGCTCCCACAGTGTCCAGAGGGATGTGTTGAAAAGCGAAAAGCCCGTTGACATAACCGCCCAGGTTAACTTTTCCCTTCTGGAGGAATATGGGAAAGATTCTGGACTGGAAAAGGTCTTCCTCAAAAGACTCAGAGATTTTCTTCTTGAAAGTCCTGCCTTTTTGCGTGAATTTGAAGAGCTGAGCCTCTCTGAAAAGCCCGAGGACCTGGAAAGGCTCTCCCGTCTTAAAACCATGCTTGTGAGTATGGGAGACCGCTTCAGAGTGCTTTTGCAGAGAAAACTACAGAGCCCTTAA
- a CDS encoding homoserine dehydrogenase, giving the protein MKVRVGIVGCGVVGTGVVELLLKNLETIKKKTGIELELSKVADRDWERPRDFHVPERLRTTDYREVLESSQIVVELVGGKGFAKELIKESLMAGRHVVTANKHLLAEEGIELFRLAEERGLHIGFEASVGGGIPIIKAVRESLVGNNIRAIYGILNGTTNYILTRMLQEDVDFETALKEAQEKGYAEANPSLDIDGWDSAHKIAILSYMAFGSFFPFSEVYVEGIRHVDLLDVELGRELGYTLKLLAIAKRREEGLEVRVHPTFLPEEEPLAKVSDVFNAIMVEGDFVGKTMFYGRGAGSHPTASAVVSDIVDIACRLSPGIKCSFSIDWERRSLPLTEDFYSRYYLRFDVPDRPGVLAGIARVLADNHISIASVLQKEKVCKLAGREGEHIVPLVILTHKAYEKSMRRALKQVQELPVVMGKPVLIRVEEEAE; this is encoded by the coding sequence TTGAAAGTAAGGGTTGGAATAGTTGGCTGCGGTGTAGTGGGCACTGGAGTGGTAGAGCTTCTTCTGAAGAATTTAGAAACCATAAAGAAAAAGACAGGGATAGAACTTGAGCTTTCAAAGGTGGCAGACAGAGACTGGGAAAGACCAAGAGACTTTCATGTGCCAGAGAGGCTAAGGACAACTGATTACAGAGAAGTTCTTGAAAGCTCCCAGATAGTGGTGGAGCTTGTGGGTGGAAAGGGCTTTGCAAAGGAGCTTATAAAAGAATCTCTCATGGCGGGAAGGCATGTGGTTACTGCCAACAAGCACTTGCTGGCAGAAGAGGGAATTGAGCTTTTCAGACTTGCGGAGGAAAGAGGACTGCACATAGGCTTTGAAGCCTCTGTGGGTGGTGGCATACCCATAATAAAGGCGGTAAGGGAGTCCCTTGTAGGAAACAACATAAGGGCAATATACGGCATACTGAACGGAACCACCAACTACATCCTTACAAGAATGCTTCAGGAAGACGTGGACTTTGAAACAGCTCTGAAAGAAGCTCAGGAAAAGGGATACGCAGAGGCAAACCCTTCTCTTGACATAGACGGCTGGGACAGCGCCCACAAGATAGCCATACTCTCCTACATGGCCTTCGGTAGCTTTTTCCCCTTCTCAGAGGTATATGTGGAAGGTATCAGGCATGTGGACCTTCTGGACGTGGAGCTGGGCAGAGAGCTGGGATATACCCTGAAGCTCCTGGCCATAGCCAAAAGAAGGGAAGAAGGTCTTGAGGTAAGGGTTCACCCCACCTTCCTCCCAGAAGAGGAGCCCCTAGCAAAGGTCTCAGATGTTTTTAACGCCATAATGGTGGAAGGGGACTTTGTGGGCAAAACCATGTTTTATGGCAGGGGTGCAGGCTCGCATCCTACCGCGTCCGCGGTTGTTTCAGACATAGTGGACATTGCCTGCAGGCTTTCCCCGGGAATTAAATGCAGCTTCAGCATTGACTGGGAAAGGAGAAGCCTTCCGCTCACTGAAGATTTCTACAGCAGGTATTATCTCAGGTTTGATGTGCCAGATAGGCCCGGGGTTCTTGCAGGCATAGCAAGAGTGCTTGCAGACAACCATATAAGTATAGCCAGCGTCCTCCAGAAGGAAAAGGTCTGCAAACTGGCGGGAAGGGAAGGAGAGCACATAGTGCCTCTTGTAATACTGACGCACAAAGCCTACGAAAAGTCCATGCGCAGAGCCCTAAAGCAGGTGCAGGAACTTCCCGTGGTTATGGGCAAGCCAGTGCTCATAAGGGTTGAAGAGGAAGCAGAATGA
- the tmk gene encoding dTMP kinase: MLITFEGIDGSGKSTQAKRLYEHFRSLGYKVSLYRDPGSTPLAEEIRRLLLDFHMDPTTELLLFEAARSSLVWERIFPDLREGKIVIIDRFIDSTTAYQGYGREINLGTVNILNHIAVRGRKPDITFLLNVPLEVALQRLSDKKTRFEDGKFLRRVRDAYILIAHQEKERIVMLDGTQQEEELFGKVLETLRERFKLDL; this comes from the coding sequence ATGCTCATAACCTTTGAAGGCATAGACGGCTCTGGTAAGAGCACGCAGGCTAAGAGGCTGTATGAACACTTCAGAAGCCTGGGCTATAAGGTTTCTCTATACAGAGACCCCGGCTCTACCCCTCTTGCGGAAGAAATAAGGAGGCTTTTGCTGGATTTTCATATGGACCCCACCACAGAGCTTTTACTTTTTGAGGCGGCAAGGTCAAGCCTTGTGTGGGAAAGAATATTTCCTGACCTGAGGGAAGGGAAAATCGTAATAATTGACCGCTTTATAGACTCCACCACCGCCTATCAGGGATATGGAAGGGAGATAAACCTGGGGACGGTAAACATTCTGAACCACATAGCTGTAAGGGGGCGAAAGCCCGACATAACCTTTCTTCTCAACGTGCCCCTTGAGGTTGCTCTCCAGAGATTATCTGACAAGAAGACAAGGTTTGAGGACGGAAAATTCCTCAGAAGGGTAAGGGATGCCTACATACTCATAGCCCATCAGGAGAAAGAGAGAATTGTGATGCTTGACGGCACACAACAGGAAGAAGAATTGTTTGGGAAAGTGCTTGAGACTCTTAGAGAAAGGTTTAAACTTGATTTATAA
- a CDS encoding histidine triad nucleotide-binding protein yields MQDCIFCKIVRKEIPSKGVYEDELVYAFHDINPVAPTHILIVPKKHIFGVQSLEPEDESLVGHMFYVARKLGEELGHAPDENLNGGYRLIFNVGRDAGQSVFHLHLHFIAGRSMSWPPG; encoded by the coding sequence ATGCAGGATTGTATTTTCTGCAAGATAGTGAGAAAGGAAATACCCTCTAAGGGCGTCTATGAGGATGAGTTGGTCTATGCCTTTCACGACATAAACCCGGTTGCACCCACGCACATACTTATAGTTCCAAAGAAGCACATTTTTGGTGTTCAGAGCCTTGAGCCCGAGGATGAATCTCTTGTGGGACATATGTTCTATGTGGCAAGGAAACTGGGAGAGGAGCTTGGTCATGCTCCGGACGAAAACCTTAATGGTGGTTACAGACTGATCTTTAATGTGGGGAGGGACGCAGGGCAGAGCGTTTTTCACCTTCATCTTCACTTTATAGCAGGGAGGAGCATGTCCTGGCCGCCGGGTTGA
- a CDS encoding tetratricopeptide repeat protein yields MIFLILLLFLSSCASVVILKDPLTSQEHTDLGYIYERQGKLELAEEEYRKAIRKDRKNWLAYYNLGNIYARREDWNRAEEFYKKALELSRDPDLLNNLAYVLNRKGENCQALRLVKEAMEKGQRQEYFQTMKGIEEEISRKRVDCLSFEGERELW; encoded by the coding sequence ATGATTTTTCTGATACTCTTGCTGTTTTTGAGCTCCTGTGCCTCTGTGGTGATACTGAAGGACCCACTGACTTCTCAGGAGCATACAGACCTCGGATACATATACGAAAGGCAGGGAAAGTTAGAGTTAGCGGAGGAAGAATACAGGAAAGCCATAAGAAAGGATAGGAAGAACTGGCTTGCCTATTACAACCTTGGAAACATATATGCCCGAAGAGAGGACTGGAACAGGGCAGAGGAGTTCTATAAAAAGGCTCTTGAGCTAAGCAGAGACCCAGACCTTCTGAACAACCTCGCCTATGTTCTCAACAGAAAGGGAGAGAATTGTCAGGCTCTCAGGCTTGTAAAAGAGGCTATGGAAAAGGGGCAGAGGCAAGAATACTTTCAGACCATGAAGGGCATAGAAGAGGAGATTAGTAGAAAGAGGGTAGACTGTCTATCTTTTGAAGGGGAAAGGGAACTTTGGTAG
- a CDS encoding EAL domain-containing protein, producing MVLRAVASRILDKPLFIRIPISRELSYLPALSKNFVLRIPSDVSMKQLGEIMTVVRKGGLRTALDDYRTTGYELKEIRIGSFDYVFFNEDFYTNAKRSDIERIIASFKLFKTKVGFKNIDSEKKLKLAQSIDVDLATGYLFGSESLPAGRIE from the coding sequence ATGGTGCTCAGGGCTGTAGCCAGCAGGATACTTGATAAGCCTTTATTTATCAGAATCCCCATCTCCAGAGAGCTCAGTTATCTACCAGCTTTAAGTAAAAACTTTGTTTTGCGCATACCATCGGATGTAAGCATGAAACAGCTTGGAGAAATAATGACAGTGGTAAGAAAAGGAGGGCTTAGAACTGCCCTTGACGACTACAGAACCACGGGATACGAGCTAAAGGAAATAAGGATTGGCTCTTTTGACTATGTGTTTTTTAATGAAGACTTTTATACGAATGCTAAAAGGTCAGATATTGAAAGAATAATAGCTAGCTTCAAACTATTTAAGACCAAGGTGGGTTTTAAAAACATAGACTCAGAAAAGAAACTTAAGCTTGCACAAAGTATAGATGTTGACCTTGCCACTGGTTATCTATTTGGTAGCGAGTCGCTTCCTGCAGGAAGGATAGAATGA